Proteins from a genomic interval of Plasmodium reichenowi strain SY57 chromosome 11, whole genome shotgun sequence:
- a CDS encoding hypothetical protein (conserved Plasmodium protein, unknown function) → MEGSKLYVSKEFMPLKVLRDTKLNEEERVDVLDKFDDEILQNEYSSRLEKELILENKNFNRDINLLQLNYGGNLIKNKAILSKRNVVYLSSHSSILLIDLKKKKKKRIVLSFDIDRIFYFYDKKYKEEYLIIKGMNNYIYIYRISKNKYEYVKKFFIKNLFYINSFGKNGELCFATWEINDGKMYTNFFLLRFIFQYESYMSENYPNSLKNKNHIEKEEYRSKLLNHHITYSYESDSECNFDNKYFPSELYMSELTDNELEYNNNTLRKNYDNNMNHIINDDKQQDYNHRNNNTYMNDDYIHILAKLKIKPILKIKYIYFSMIDINKKLNKLVLSNNNIIIIYDLERRSYNIMAFRNYISSIKISDDNFLAVGFINGYIHVILFEELLSNNENNKNKQYEKIFNSIKPFHMYPGTDSLKTVFPYIGAYEVDYMSDNNNNNQNNTNNDNNNDNNNDNNNDNNNDNNNDYINNNEQSHEVKLPPLLNIPYINFDFNKNKIINIYKFHMIKYKWHSHSVYNLEIEGRKIISWGEEAVILFYDIDKASYEFISHLGFPCYYIYLNKEKNLIICNSLNNSLMFINYNHRLFFYKYNGINMPLSLKSLFYHYTNVDLNIKNSMNLFMSQINDEYDYTRNIGDQTTGRGFYKNEHKNNNLFNNTMYDDNMNNFANCQEYSTEDSSDESSNESNDLSEVEDIISRNKKNKNEFLNEETKKYDDQDNNRNEFSKHHDDDNQNIDDNKKLVSIKKRKKEKIEENFLSFRYIEKELEKKLFKNSNVENNLYKKYQMSFYCDSNKGLIFCFLTSFSHLQLYNIEKDKHEKYLCSLNMTYKSRTNIEKVNDMELIFFCFNHNRNLLMTIEKRNYLMPTLLDSSSPNLIHRIYTIKFWLHDKDLEYNNIYEYAVPCNMITYDGQGTNDVFKAINGNINKTVDDINICTDDNIYDNNNMCDNNNMCDNNNMCDNNNMYDNNNMYDNNNMCDNNNNIYNNNNNIYNNNNNIYNNNNNNNIYNNNNNNIYNNDIISVEHEKYQMIKSHPFLNMFLLFETNGNISIWCFDKCEKIFDECIYNDYVVDCLEMVTENIKIMDKMINEMNGTDIHNIYKKNNNEHAVGLSSLNNNNNNNNKSDGEENNKRKFSSNIITIIKDINYNNNIILNGDVSSDGKIFCLCHDKFFTIWDTVTLKTLAVIKHPLYTSLNEHIFNLYKGIEVIESQYNTYILFFSFDTIFIYSLEQFHLIYQEKFKGIIEYVKFDKYTNKYLAIGITKKSKQKNNQLIQKNYIYEFNENYLKRKKLFYSTTQSPILLVDFAPFNILKNKNLNHYHKSTILVSLNSKFQVHTFYINNYPNFLKLN, encoded by the coding sequence atggAGGGAAGCAAACTATATGTGAGCAAGGAATTTATGCCGCTTAAAGTTTTAAGAGATACAAAATTAAATGAGGAAGAAAGAGTTGATGTATTGGATAAGTTTGATGATGAGATTTtacaaaatgaatattCAAGTAGATTGGAAAAGGAGTTAATATTAgagaataaaaattttaatagagatataaatttattacaATTAAATTATGGTGGTAATTTGATTAAAAACAAAGCGATATTATCTAAACGAAATGTTGTATATTTGAGTAGTCATAgttctatattattaattgatttaaaaaagaaaaagaaaaaaagaattgtGTTATCATTTGATATAGATAggatattttatttttatgataagaaatataaagaagaatatttaattataaaagggatgaataattatatatatatatatcgTATTAGTAAAAATAAGTATGAATATGTTaagaaattttttattaaaaatttattttatattaatagttTTGGAAAAAATGGAGAATTGTGTTTTGCTACATGGGAAATAAATGACGGGAAAATGTATACAAacttttttcttcttagatttatatttcaataTGAATCTTATATGTCTGAAAATTATCCTAATAGtctaaaaaataaaaatcatataGAAAAGGAAGAATATAGAagtaaattattaaatcaTCATATAACATATTCATATGAATCAGATTCAGAATGtaattttgataataaatattttccaTCAGAGCTCTATATGTCTGAGTTAACAGATAATGAATTGGaatacaataataatacattaagaaaaaattatgacaataatatgaatcatataataaatgatgataaacAACAAGATTATAACCATAGGAATAATAATACCTATATGAATGATGATTATATTCATATCCTAGCTAAATTAAAAATCAAACctattttaaaaattaaatatatttatttctctatgatagatataaataaaaaattaaataaattagtattatcaaataataatataataattatatatgatttagAAAGAAGGAGTTATAATATCATGGCTTTTAgaaattatatttcatccataaaaataagtgatgataattttttagCGGTAGGTTTTATAAATGGATATATCcatgttatattatttgaagAGCTATTATCGAATAATgaaaacaataaaaataaacaatatgaaaaaatatttaatagtATCAAACCGTTTCATATGTATCCTGGAACGGATTCTTTAAAAACGGTGTTTCCTTATATAGGGGCATACGAGGTGGACTATATGagtgataataataataataatcaaaacaatacaaataatgacaacaataatgacaacaataatgacaacaataatgacaacaataatgacaacaataatgactacattaataataatgaacaGAGTCATGAAGTCAAACTTCCTCCTCTTCTGAACATACCTTATATTAACTTtgattttaataaaaataaaattattaatatttataaatttcacatgataaaatataaatggCACTCGCATTCTGTATACAACCTTGAAATTGAAGGAAGGAAAATTATTTCATGGGGAGAAGAAGctgttattttattttatgatataGACAAAGCATCATATGAATTTATTTCGCATTTAGGATTTCcatgttattatatatatttgaataaagaaaaaaatcttataatttgtaattctttaaataattctctcatgtttattaattataatcatcgtttgtttttctataaatataatggTATCAACATGCCTTTGTCATTAAAaagtttattttatcattatacaaatgtagacttaaatataaaaaatagtaTGAATCTTTTTATGAGTCAGataaatgatgaatatGACTACACACGAAATATAGGTGATCAAACTACGGGACGTggattttataaaaatgaacataaaaataacaacctttttaataatactatgtatgatgataatatgaataacTTTGCGAACTGTCAGGAATATTCAACAGAAGATTCTAGTGATGAATCAAGTAATGAATCTAATGACCTTTCCGAAGTAGAAGATATTATATCaaggaataaaaaaaacaaaaatgaatttttaaatgaagaaaCAAAGAAATATGATGATCAGGATAATAACAGAAATGAATTTTCGAAGCATCATGACGATGATAACCAGAATattgatgataataaaaagttGGTGAGTATAAAAAAGCGtaaaaaagagaaaataGAAGAAAATTTTCTTAGTTTTCGATACatagaaaaagaattagaaaagaaactttttaaaaatagtaatgttgaaaataatttatataaaaaatatcaaaTGTCTTTTTATTGTGATTCAAATAAAGgattaattttttgttttctaacatctttttctcatttacaattatataatatagaaaaagataaacatgaaaaatatttatgttcTTTAAATATGACATATAAAAGTAGAACAAATATTGAAAAAGTAAATGATATGgaattaatatttttttgttttaatcATAATAGAAATTTATTAATGACGATcgaaaaaagaaattacCTTATGCCCACCTTATTAGATTCTTCATCACCAAATTTAATACATAGAATATATACTATAAAGTTTTGGTTACATGACAAAGATTtggaatataataatatatatgaatatgcCGTTCCTTGTAATATGATAACGTATGATGGTCAAGGAACAAATGATGTGTTTAAAGCTATTAATggaaatattaataaaacagtggatgatataaatatatgtaccgatgataatatatatgataataataacatgtgtgataataataacatgtgtgataataataacatgtgtgataataataacatgtatgataataataacatgtatgataataataacatgtgtgataataataataacatatataataataataataacatatataataataataataacatatataataataataataataataacatatataataataataataataacatatataataatgatataatttCTGTTGAGCATGAGAAATATCAAATGATAAAAAGTCATCCATTTTTAAACATGTTCCTATTATTTGAAACAAATGGAAATATAAGTATATGGTGTTTTGATAAAtgtgaaaaaatatttgatGAATGTATCTATAATGATTATGTTGTAGATTGTTTGGAAATGGTTACagagaatataaaaattatggaTAAGATGATAAACGAAATGAATGGAACAgatattcataatatttataaaaaaaataataatgagCATGCTGTTGGATTGTCTTCATTaaacaacaataataataataataacaaaagCGATGgtgaagaaaataataaaagaaaattttcTAGCAATATAATTACtattataaaagatattaattataacaataatattattttaaatggTGATGTTAGTTCAGATGggaaaatattttgtttatgtCATGATAAATTTTTCACCATATGGGATACAGTAACTTTAAAAACATTAGCTGTTATTAAACATCCTTTATATACATCATtaaatgaacatatatttaatttatataaaggAATTGAAGTAATAGAATCacaatataatacatatatcttatttttttctttcgatacaatttttatatattctctTGAACAGTTccatttaatatatcaagaaaaatttaaagGAATTATAGAATATGTAAaatttgataaatatacaaataaatatttagCTATAGgtataacaaaaaaatcaaaacagaaaaataatcaactaatacaaaaaaattatatatatgaatttaatgaaaattatttaaaaagaaaaaaattattctaTTCTACTACACAAAGTCCAATCTTATTAGTAGATTTTGCTCCAttcaatattttaaaaaataaaaatttaaatcaTTATCATAAATCAACAATATTAGTTTCTTTAAATTCCAAGTTTCAAGTACacacattttatattaacaattatccaaattttttaaaattaaacTGA
- a CDS encoding large ribosomal subunit processing factor, putative, with protein MMNFTSPPSNDPIKKIQNLLNNSLHSIMDVVSNLSYKGEPKELVLEKYNVSDYSYFTNLLKEEENKDKRDLIDNIEDEKKLIIKNNEEENNYFIKPYFEEPLKNEILDRVERMNLILNMIDESIDDLPDSIMNEEEKCEEIKKLQRKKDEAKEELKTLYKEYDDLYNYVTDHLRYYAINMK; from the exons ATGATGAATTTTACATCTCCACCGAGCAATGACCCTATAAAAAAGATCCAGAATTTATTGAATAATTCCTTGCATTCAATAATG gaTGTAGTAAGTAATTTGTCATATAAAGGTGAACCAAAAGAATTAGTACTTGAGAAATATAATGTGAGTgattattcttattttacaaatttgttaaaagaagaagaaaataagGACAAAAGAGATTTAATAGATAATATagaagatgaaaaaaaattaataattaagaataatgaagaagaaaataattattttattaaaccATATTTTGAAGAAccattaaaaaatgaaatattagATAGGGTTGAACGAATGAATTTAATTTTGAATATGATAGATGAATCAATTGATGATCTTCCGGATTCTATAATGAATGAG gaagaaaaatgtgaggaaattaaaaaactgcaaagaaaaaaagatgaaGCCAAAGAGGAATTAAAGactttatataaagaatatgatgatctatataattatgttaCAGACCACCTAAGATATTATGCTATTAACATGAAATAA
- a CDS encoding steryl ester hydrolase, putative yields MPKPPFSNITQKFGNLLNICKDMCRKGYNCYYIKEKDNDKGSQEDVRCHIKNTINIKSNEEKAEKGETLDQMEKLLLDLTQGKYKAEKHYVYTVDGYRLNLYRIVNNNRENIINDKVLQKERINEQVLEEDKKEVFCLNHGLFESSINYTCKGYNSLTFQIFSNNHDVWISNNRGNNFTQYVGKDIAINKLRENYTEEDLRDLGLNIKSDQIEKEMRKKKKKRKKKDNNINQCDNKNMYHFKILHKLFFQTIKYIYPKKNNFTYYMKNFLMSKYLCNYYMNSSNKNCFNHYDGENIDLHKKKKIIIINKKKKNNNKNNNNNNNNNNNNNNNSHLIFRPLANNNFFNICVRNINEKKKGNIYFKATQEREDANIKRGGTLDCDKIKEKESSEYFGHKKKLKDKSSNLIDNCDNKINKYDYNDDDDDDNDDDNDDNDDNDDNDDDNDVEYTFEDMSTKDLPCIIKYIKNKTKKDKIIYVGFSQGSIQLLISSCLNEYVRKSIKRCYLMSLPIILRNKYNLEIPMKFLLYISKYYSFVFKGKSFFQHMIPYHISTFIISNLAHIIAHHVFKYYNENIKPEEKKLFFYHTPNGSTSKANLTRWAKAFNTCPVTDVLEKYPHECPFPITLIYGNKDTIIHVDKSIKYMNKIFDGKYLKIITVPNWAHLDPLWSDNHGIVISCILKDINTGD; encoded by the coding sequence ATGCCCAAACCCCCCTTCAGCAATATTACACAAAAGTTCGGGAATTTATTGAATATTTGTAAAGATATGTGCAGGAAGGGATATAATTGTTActatataaaagaaaaagataatgACAAAGGTTCACAAGAAGATGTAAGATgtcatataaaaaacacGATAAACATAAAAAGTAATGAAGAGAAAGCGGAAAAAGGAGAAACACTTGATCAAATGgaaaaattattacttGATTTAACAcaaggaaaatataaagcAGAAAAACATTATGTGTATACAGTTGATGGATATAgattaaatttatatagaattgtaaataataatagagaaaatataataaatgataaagTTCTTCAAAAGGAAAGGATAAATGAACAAGTATTAGAAGAAGATAAGAAAGAAGTTTTTTGTTTAAATCATGGGTTGTTTGAATCGTCTATTAATTATACATGTAAAGGTTATAATTCTTTAACTTTCCAAATATTCTCAAATAATCATGATGTATGGATAAGTAACAACAGAGGGAATAATTTCACACAGTACGTTGGGAAAGATATAgctataaataaattaagGGAAAACTATACAGAGGAAGATTTAAGAGACTTGGGTCTTAACATAAAAAGTGATCAGATTGAAAAAGAgatgagaaaaaaaaagaaaaaaagaaaaaaaaaagataataatataaatcaatgtgataataaaaatatgtaccattttaaaattttgcataaattatttttccaaacaattaaatatatatatccaaaaaaaaataacttcacatattatatgaagaaTTTTTTGATGAGTAAGTATTtatgtaattattatatgaatagtAGTAATAAGAATTGCTTCAATCATTATGATGGAGAAAATATAGACCTAcacaagaaaaaaaaaataataataataaataaaaaaaaaaaaaataataataaaaataacaataataataataataataataataataataataataatagtcATCTCATTTTTAGGCCCTTGGCtaataacaatttttttaatatatgtgttCGTAATATAAAcgaaaagaaaaaaggaaatatatattttaaggCCACACAGGAAAGAGAGGATGCTAATATTAAGCGTGGTGGTACTTTGGATTGtgataaaattaaagaaaaagaaagtTCTGAATATTTTGGGCATAAGAAAAAGTTAAAGGACAAAAGTTCTAATTTAATAGACAATTGTGATAAtaagataaataaatatgattacaacgatgatgatgatgatgataatgatgatgataatgatgataatgatgataatgatgataacgatgatgataatgatgtTGAATACACATTTGAAGATATGAGTACAAAAGATTTACCTTgcataataaaatacataaaaaataaaaccaaaaaagataaaataatatatgttgGTTTTTCACAAGGTAGTATTCAGTTACTTATAAGTTCATGTTTAAACGAATATGTACGAAAAAGTATAAAACGATGTTATTTAATGTCATTACCTATTatattaagaaataaatataatttagAAATCCCTatgaaatttttattatatatttctaaatattacagttttgtttttaaagGGAAATCATTTTTTCAACATATGATACCATATCACATTAgtacatttattataagtAATTTGGCACATATAATAGCACATCatgtttttaaatattataatgaaaatataaaacctgaagagaaaaaattattcttttatcATACCCCTAATGGGTCAACATCAAAAGCAAATTTAACGAGATGGGCAAAAGCATTTAATACATGTCCCGTTACAGATGTTCTAGAAAAATATCCACATGAATGTCCATTTCCAAtaacattaatatatgGAAATAAAGATACTATTATACACGTAGACAAatcaataaaatatatgaacaagATTTTCGACggaaaatatttaaaaataattacaGTGCCTAATTGGGCACACTTGGACCCTTTATGGTCTGACAATCATGGGATAGTAATTTCTtgtattttaaaagatataaacACAGGTGattaa
- a CDS encoding DnaJ protein, putative — translation MKQKKMDFRNNKNNNDSNNVIIINDEINSDISLESCEEEVDNYDNFLTHKSGNGNRVLNHNHIHNLKSKKNNIIIDLTLSDNSNKDYVEHQNVKKNCEDNFKEGDNPSNISVSTKEFIDCYNNDKVKNIKVNEKPIEQNNPKNQESQKNIHTNNTSFMKISCNEKNKNEMINEFKINAHDNISTHFVHTIEEDTLHLNEHINFNYNKNNCMNFLHNEHNKRNYEQMMEHNIRSDKNKRHIIIENTKTQKITSPCINLEDITQPEHLNQTPQKKKNYYSNTNNNVIDLDKENQQTKDFCFYKNDHSSSNKNRKKNNPNNPNNPNNPNNPNNQNNQNNQNNPNNPNNPNNPNNPNKPNNPNKPNKPNKPNPFKSNLFRNILFNKKFKIEDLYYIKLKYDDLSNIEKKEEENVKNFYNKYYKCSFYVDKNINNICLKKYDICNYCKHCLKFLKFLIIHGNKYKGNLINIFFIYSDIQQLIFTYKCEKKHLFNISLFHVIHNLWCPHDFCLFQCKGSYSKNYATEFFRLKELESMEKQKRLFLQAKVFCLFNSYGTLPVNKKSVESEYTNDIDRIIKNANNPWEVLQMNTYTKLDISDKTELKKMARKNYHKLALKVHPDKNKNDNASLAMNILTNSMQSIMSI, via the exons atgaaacaaaaaaaaatggattTTCGTaacaacaaaaataataatgattcAAACAatgtaattataataaatgatgaaataaATTCTGATATATCATTAGAAAGTTGTGAAGAAGAGGttgataattatgataattttttaacaCATAAAAGTGGTAATGGAAATAGAGTTCTTAACCATAACCatattcataatttaaaaagtaaaaagaataatattatcatagATTTAACATTAAGTgataattcaaataaaGATTATGTAGAACAtcaaaatgtaaaaaaaaattgtgaAGATAATTTCAAGGAAGGAGATAATCCTTCAAATATTTCTGTATCTACTAAAGAGTTTATTGattgttataataatgataaagtaaaaaatattaaagtTAATGAAAAACCAATCGAACAAAACAATCCAAAGAATCAAGAAAgtcaaaaaaatatacatacaaataatacatcctttatgaaaatatcatgtaatgaaaaaaataaaaatgaaatgatTAATGAATTCAAAATAAATGCACATGATAATATTAGCACACATTTTGTACATACAATAGAAGAAGATACCCTACATTTAAATGaacatattaattttaactataataaaaacaattgTATGAATTTCTTACATAatgaacataataaaagaaattatgaacaaatgatggaacataatataagaagtgataaaaataaaagacatataattatagaAAATACAAAGACACAAAAAATTACTAGTCCTTGTATTAATTTAGAAGATATAACTCAACCTGAACATTTGAATCAAACTccacaaaaaaaaaaaaattattatagcaacactaataataatgtaataGATCTAGATAAAGAAAATCAGCAGACAAAAGATTTTTGTTTCTATAAAAATGATCATTCATCAAGTAATAAgaatagaaaaaaaaataatccAAATAATCCAAATAATCCAAATAATCCAAATAATCcaaataatcaaaataatcaaaataatcaaaataatcCAAATAATCCAAATAATCCAAATAATCCAAATAATCCAAATAAACCAAATAATCCAAATAAACCAAATAAACCAAATAAACCAAATCCTTTTAAAAGTAATTTGtttagaaatatattatttaataaaaaatttaaaatagaagacttatattatataaaattaaaatatgatgatttatcaaatatagaaaaaaaagaagaagaaaatgttaaaaacttttataataaatattataaatgttcattttatgtagataaaaatataaataatatatgtttaaaaaaatacgATATTTGCAACTACTGTAAACATTgtttaaaatttttaaaatttttaataattcatggaaataaatataaaggaaatttaatcaatattttctttatatattctgATATTCAACAActtatatttacatataaatgtgaaaaaaaacatttattCAATATTTCCTTATTTCATGTTATACACAATTTATGGTGTCCCCATGATTTCTGCCTTTTTCAATGTAAAGGTAGTTACAGCAAAAACTATGCCACTGAATTTTTTCGTTTAAAAGAATTAGAAAGTATGGAAAAGCAGAAAAGATTATTTCTACAGGCAAAAGTATTTTGTCTATTTAATTCTTACGgaa cTTTGCCAGTGAACAAGAAAAGTGTCGAATCGGAGTACACCAACGATA tTGACAGGATTATAAAGAATGCAAATAATCCGTGGGAAGTGCTTCAg aTGAACACATATACCAAACTGGACATCTCTGATAAAACGGAGTTGAAAAAAATGGcaagaaaaaattatcataagTTGGCATTAAAAGTTCACCcagataaaaataaaaatgataat gCATCATTGGCGATGAATATTTTAACCAACTCAATGCAAAGCATAATGTCAATATAA